In the genome of Nitrospira japonica, one region contains:
- the frr gene encoding ribosome recycling factor, which produces MSNAAEIRQAVTGKMDGALEHLKRDLAGLRTGRASIALLDNVRVDYYGTMTPLRQVANLSTPEARLITIQPWEPQLIKEIEKALSVSGLGVTPSNDGKIIRVPLPPLTEERRKELTKICKKHGEDTKVHIRGFRRDANEELKKLQKDAKLTEDELRKSEADIQKLTDQYTQKIDDVIKKKEQEILEV; this is translated from the coding sequence ATGTCGAACGCCGCCGAAATACGACAAGCCGTCACGGGAAAGATGGACGGTGCGCTGGAGCACCTGAAGCGGGACCTGGCCGGACTGCGGACAGGCCGCGCGTCCATCGCCCTGTTGGACAACGTCCGGGTGGACTATTACGGAACCATGACGCCGCTCAGGCAGGTCGCCAACCTGTCGACGCCCGAGGCGCGCCTGATCACGATCCAGCCGTGGGAGCCGCAGCTCATCAAGGAAATCGAAAAGGCTCTTTCCGTGTCGGGACTCGGCGTCACGCCCTCCAACGACGGAAAGATCATTCGCGTTCCGCTTCCCCCGTTGACGGAAGAACGGCGGAAGGAACTGACCAAGATCTGCAAGAAGCACGGCGAGGACACCAAGGTTCACATCCGGGGCTTTCGACGGGATGCGAACGAAGAGTTGAAGAAACTGCAGAAAGATGCCAAATTGACCGAAGACGAGCTCAGAAAATCCGAAGCCGACATTCAAAAGCTGACCGATCAATACACGCAGAAAATCGACGATGTCATCAAGAAAAAAGAGCAGGAGATTCTGGAAGTATGA
- the rpsB gene encoding 30S ribosomal protein S2: MGVIAIKELLEAGVHFGHQTNRWNPKMKKFLFGERNGIYIIDLQQTVTRMDDAYAFVRDTVASGQTILFVGTKRQAAEILQEEAVRANMFYVNQRWLGGMLTNFQTIRRSIDKMKKIEGMLADPAQHGLTKKEISQKQKELVKLQKFLTGIKNMRGLPGAVFILDTRIERIAVQEATRLDIPVIAIVDSNCDPDHITYPIPGNDDAIRSIKLITSKIAEACIEGNHLRTQREEAEFQSSPAGDDKVGTATLAAAPAS, from the coding sequence ATGGGAGTGATCGCGATCAAGGAATTGTTGGAAGCCGGTGTCCACTTTGGCCATCAGACCAATCGGTGGAACCCGAAGATGAAGAAGTTTCTCTTCGGCGAGCGGAACGGTATCTACATCATCGACCTGCAGCAGACCGTCACGCGCATGGACGACGCCTATGCCTTCGTCCGTGACACCGTCGCGTCGGGCCAAACCATCCTGTTCGTCGGCACGAAGCGTCAGGCCGCGGAAATTCTCCAAGAGGAAGCCGTGCGGGCCAACATGTTTTACGTGAACCAGCGCTGGCTCGGCGGCATGCTCACCAACTTCCAGACCATTCGCCGCAGCATCGACAAGATGAAAAAGATCGAGGGCATGCTGGCCGACCCGGCCCAGCACGGCCTGACGAAAAAGGAAATCTCGCAGAAGCAAAAAGAACTCGTCAAACTGCAAAAGTTCCTCACCGGCATCAAGAACATGCGCGGCCTTCCCGGCGCCGTGTTCATTCTCGACACCAGGATCGAGCGGATCGCGGTGCAGGAGGCCACGCGCTTGGATATCCCGGTCATCGCGATTGTGGACAGCAACTGCGACCCCGACCATATCACCTACCCCATTCCGGGCAACGATGACGCCATCCGCTCCATCAAGCTGATCACCTCGAAGATCGCCGAAGCCTGCATCGAAGGCAACCATCTTCGGACCCAGCGCGAAGAAGCGGAGTTCCAGTCGAGCCCGGCTGGAGACGACAAGGTCGGTACCGCCACGTTGGCCGCGGCTCCGGCATCCTGA
- the rplM gene encoding 50S ribosomal protein L13, producing the protein MSTYLQNPMDVQEKWYLVDAEGKTLGRLAARVAAILRGKHRPTFTPNVDMGDHVVIVNAEKIHLTGDKLETKLYRTHSGYPGGLKTSTAKHVYRKDPTRLLTSAIEGMLPKTPLGKHMAKKLRVYVGTTHPHLAQQPETITL; encoded by the coding sequence ATGTCGACGTATCTACAAAATCCGATGGACGTGCAGGAAAAATGGTATCTGGTCGATGCGGAAGGTAAGACCTTGGGACGCTTGGCGGCTCGTGTCGCGGCCATCCTCCGCGGCAAGCATCGCCCTACGTTTACGCCCAACGTGGACATGGGCGACCACGTCGTGATCGTGAACGCGGAGAAAATCCATCTCACCGGCGACAAGCTGGAAACGAAGCTCTACCGCACGCATTCGGGCTACCCCGGCGGTTTGAAGACGTCGACGGCCAAGCATGTGTACCGCAAAGACCCCACGCGGTTGCTGACGTCGGCGATCGAAGGCATGCTGCCGAAGACGCCGCTGGGCAAGCATATGGCGAAAAAGCTCCGCGTGTATGTCGGCACCACGCATCCCCATCTAGCTCAGCAGCCGGAGACGATCACGCTCTAA
- the pyrH gene encoding UMP kinase, with protein MTSTNYRRILLKVSGEMLAGEQGYGIQPSVLEGLASEIASVVALDIEVAVVIGGGNIFRGIAASASGMERASADYMGMLATVLNALALQNALERAGVMTRVQSAIEMRQLAEGYIRRRAIRHLEKKRVVIFAGGTGNPYFSTDTAAALRAMEIGAQVIMKGTKVDGIYDADPVKNPNAKKYQEISFLAILNQNLKVMDATAISLCMDNSLPLIVFSLKQQGNFKRVATGEPLGTLVTAERH; from the coding sequence ATGACCTCGACCAACTATCGGCGCATCCTCCTGAAAGTCAGTGGAGAGATGCTGGCCGGTGAGCAGGGTTACGGCATCCAGCCTTCAGTCCTGGAAGGGCTCGCGTCGGAGATCGCCTCCGTCGTCGCGCTCGACATCGAAGTGGCGGTCGTCATCGGCGGAGGGAACATCTTCCGCGGCATCGCCGCCAGTGCCAGCGGCATGGAGCGCGCCTCGGCCGACTACATGGGCATGCTGGCCACCGTCCTCAACGCGCTCGCCCTGCAGAATGCGTTGGAACGCGCCGGCGTCATGACCCGCGTCCAATCCGCCATCGAAATGCGCCAATTGGCCGAGGGATATATCCGACGGCGCGCGATCCGCCACCTGGAAAAGAAACGCGTCGTCATCTTCGCCGGTGGAACCGGCAACCCCTACTTTTCGACCGACACCGCCGCTGCGCTCCGCGCCATGGAAATCGGAGCCCAGGTCATCATGAAGGGCACCAAAGTCGATGGCATCTACGACGCGGACCCCGTGAAAAATCCCAACGCCAAGAAGTACCAGGAAATTTCCTTCCTCGCCATCCTGAACCAAAATCTGAAGGTCATGGACGCGACCGCCATCAGCCTGTGCATGGACAACAGCTTGCCGCTGATCGTCTTCAGCCTCAAGCAGCAGGGAAATTTCAAGCGCGTCGCCACGGGCGAGCCGCTCGGCACGCTCGTCACCGCCGAGCGCCACTAA
- a CDS encoding OmpP1/FadL family transporter, translating into MGRWPGAITILACTLLWLCDLAVSSRVASAQVPRIQGQGTAASAMGNAFSAQADDPSAIHYNPAGLTNLHGVEFMGGLLLSGGTTQFTGPTGVTATGDRNGNVAWPPPAHVYLTANVQDLGLTALGPLSAGIGVTSPFGSLMRWPADGPFRSATIFNTLPLLDIKPTVAYGLTRDLSLGAGVDIYTFSKLVGEGQVERQSIWPGGFGIPAGARIELSGADTAAGFNAGLLYTALRNSDGRPLVNIGFVYRSQATLHLSGALLANGTKVSDATATLVLPSVITGAVAFWPYRAASREWKVELNVDRVGWRVVKNLDVHLANGATIPQPLNWQNTYAVMVGTEYKWLALETLPAWDVAVRAGYTNQQTQMPDVSFDPGVPSADVNIVGGGVGFLCRAGGSLFGLIRCGKAGAGSLSMKGIGLDLSYQASLYEPRTIAGNRNPTVNGTYRTTLHTGGLSLRLLF; encoded by the coding sequence GTGGGTCGATGGCCCGGGGCGATCACTATACTGGCATGCACGCTACTATGGTTATGCGACCTGGCCGTTTCCTCCCGCGTGGCGTCGGCCCAGGTGCCTCGCATACAAGGACAGGGCACAGCGGCCTCCGCCATGGGCAATGCCTTCTCTGCCCAAGCGGACGATCCCTCGGCCATTCACTACAACCCGGCCGGACTCACCAACCTGCACGGTGTCGAGTTCATGGGAGGATTGCTGCTCTCGGGTGGCACAACCCAGTTTACCGGACCGACCGGTGTGACGGCCACCGGAGATCGCAACGGCAATGTCGCTTGGCCGCCGCCTGCTCACGTCTATCTGACCGCAAATGTTCAGGATCTCGGACTAACCGCCTTGGGGCCGTTATCGGCGGGGATCGGTGTGACGTCTCCGTTCGGGTCGCTGATGCGTTGGCCTGCCGACGGACCCTTTCGTAGCGCGACGATCTTCAACACGCTTCCGCTGCTGGACATCAAACCCACGGTGGCCTATGGGCTGACTCGTGATCTGTCGTTGGGAGCGGGAGTCGATATCTACACATTTTCGAAGTTGGTGGGGGAGGGACAAGTCGAACGGCAATCGATCTGGCCAGGAGGATTCGGCATTCCAGCCGGGGCTCGAATCGAGTTGTCGGGCGCCGATACTGCGGCTGGTTTCAACGCGGGCCTACTCTACACGGCGCTGCGGAACTCAGACGGACGGCCCCTCGTCAACATCGGGTTTGTCTATAGAAGTCAGGCGACACTGCATCTCTCGGGCGCCCTGCTGGCCAACGGAACCAAGGTGTCCGACGCCACGGCAACATTGGTGTTGCCCTCGGTGATCACCGGTGCCGTGGCCTTCTGGCCCTATCGCGCTGCCAGCCGTGAATGGAAGGTGGAACTCAATGTCGATCGGGTCGGTTGGCGTGTGGTGAAGAATCTTGATGTCCATCTGGCAAACGGGGCGACAATTCCTCAACCGCTGAATTGGCAGAATACCTATGCCGTGATGGTCGGTACGGAATACAAGTGGCTTGCGCTGGAGACCTTGCCTGCGTGGGATGTGGCGGTACGCGCCGGCTATACCAATCAGCAAACGCAGATGCCGGACGTGTCGTTCGATCCCGGGGTGCCTTCTGCGGACGTGAATATCGTGGGAGGCGGGGTGGGATTTCTGTGCCGCGCGGGCGGTTCGCTCTTCGGATTGATCCGTTGCGGAAAGGCCGGGGCGGGCTCGCTCAGCATGAAAGGCATCGGACTCGATCTGTCCTACCAGGCTTCTCTCTACGAGCCGAGGACGATCGCCGGCAACCGGAATCCAACCGTGAACGGCACGTATAGGACGACACTGCACACCGGAGGGCTCTCCTTGCGACTGTTGTTCTAG
- the argC gene encoding N-acetyl-gamma-glutamyl-phosphate reductase, whose amino-acid sequence MKKIRVGIAGASGYAGAELLRLVALHPQLELATVTSEKSAGTAVGSVFPSLAGLVSHSFQSLAPETLLADADAVFLALPHTKSLDPVAACMKAGKPVVDLSADYRLKNPAVYEQWYQTPHRHAHLLKDAVYGLPELHRDAIAKARLVASPGCYPTAAILQLAPLFAHDLVQPDTIVIDAKSGISGAGRSPALLYHFPEAHESLEPYKIGQHRHIPEIEQELNALLPGNPASNKPASMVAFTPHLVPMNRGILSTAYCRLKHPAALADLRALYRTYYKGASFVRLSDDIVPNPRYIKGSNYCDIGVYADQRAGWVVTVAAVDNLVKGAAGQAIQAMNLMLALPEDMGLTAPAAYP is encoded by the coding sequence ATGAAGAAAATCCGCGTCGGGATCGCAGGAGCCAGCGGCTACGCCGGTGCGGAACTGCTGCGACTGGTCGCGCTCCATCCGCAACTCGAGCTGGCGACCGTCACCTCGGAAAAATCGGCCGGAACGGCCGTGGGCTCGGTCTTCCCGAGCCTGGCCGGCCTCGTCAGCCATTCGTTTCAGTCCCTCGCCCCGGAGACCTTGCTGGCGGACGCGGATGCCGTCTTCCTCGCGCTGCCCCATACGAAATCGCTCGATCCCGTCGCCGCCTGCATGAAAGCCGGCAAGCCCGTCGTGGATCTCAGTGCCGATTACCGGCTGAAAAATCCCGCCGTTTACGAACAGTGGTATCAGACTCCGCATCGCCATGCGCACCTCTTGAAAGATGCGGTCTATGGCCTCCCGGAATTGCATCGCGACGCCATTGCCAAGGCACGGCTGGTCGCCTCGCCCGGCTGCTATCCGACGGCGGCGATTCTGCAGTTGGCCCCGCTGTTCGCGCACGATCTCGTGCAACCGGACACGATCGTGATCGACGCCAAGTCCGGCATCTCGGGCGCCGGACGAAGTCCCGCTCTGCTGTACCACTTTCCGGAGGCCCATGAATCCCTGGAGCCGTACAAGATCGGCCAGCACCGTCATATTCCGGAAATTGAGCAGGAGCTGAACGCATTGCTTCCGGGGAATCCGGCCTCGAACAAGCCGGCGTCGATGGTCGCCTTTACGCCTCATCTCGTCCCGATGAACCGCGGAATCCTGAGCACCGCCTACTGTCGCCTGAAACACCCCGCAGCGCTGGCCGACCTGCGCGCGCTCTACCGGACGTACTATAAAGGAGCCTCCTTCGTGAGGCTGTCCGACGATATCGTCCCCAATCCCCGCTACATCAAGGGATCGAACTATTGCGACATCGGCGTCTATGCCGACCAACGCGCCGGATGGGTGGTCACGGTTGCCGCCGTCGACAACCTCGTCAAGGGCGCGGCCGGCCAGGCGATTCAAGCGATGAACCTCATGTTGGCGCTGCCAGAAGACATGGGCCTCACGGCTCCCGCCGCCTACCCCTGA
- the rpsI gene encoding 30S ribosomal protein S9, with translation MAAAMQYATGRRKCAIARAWVTGTAGDITVNDQPLEKAFPRLTLRQIIQLPLELAGVSGKFSIKATVHGGGPTGQAGALRHAIARALVELSQPLRAPLKKEGLLTRDSRVKERKKYGQKGARKRFQYSKR, from the coding sequence ATGGCAGCGGCAATGCAATATGCGACGGGACGGCGGAAATGCGCGATCGCGCGCGCCTGGGTGACAGGAACCGCCGGCGATATTACGGTCAACGATCAACCACTGGAAAAGGCCTTTCCACGGTTGACTCTCAGGCAGATCATCCAATTGCCGCTCGAACTCGCCGGCGTCTCGGGAAAGTTTTCAATCAAGGCGACCGTGCACGGCGGCGGACCGACGGGACAGGCTGGCGCGCTTCGCCATGCCATCGCGAGGGCGCTCGTGGAATTGAGCCAGCCGCTTCGCGCGCCGCTCAAGAAGGAAGGACTGCTCACGCGAGACTCGCGCGTCAAAGAACGTAAGAAATACGGCCAAAAGGGCGCGAGAAAACGGTTCCAGTATTCCAAGCGCTAA
- the tsf gene encoding translation elongation factor Ts, whose product MAGSSQLVKELREKTGAGILDCQKALQENGDDIEKAVDYLRQKGLAAAQKKAGRETNQGLIHAYIHMGGKIGVLIEVNCETDFVARNEEFKAFVNDLALQIAAAKPQYVRREDVPTATVDKERTIYEGQAKEMGKPPAAWPKIVEGKLEKFFQESCLIEQAFIKDPAVTVKDLLSQKIAKIGENMNIRRFTRFQLGES is encoded by the coding sequence ATGGCTGGTTCAAGTCAACTCGTCAAAGAACTCAGGGAGAAAACGGGTGCCGGAATCCTCGATTGCCAAAAGGCGCTCCAGGAAAACGGCGACGACATCGAAAAGGCCGTGGACTATCTGCGGCAGAAAGGCCTCGCCGCCGCCCAGAAGAAGGCGGGCCGCGAGACCAACCAGGGCCTGATCCATGCTTACATCCACATGGGAGGCAAGATCGGGGTGCTGATCGAAGTCAATTGCGAAACCGATTTCGTGGCGCGCAACGAGGAGTTCAAGGCCTTCGTCAACGATCTCGCCCTGCAGATCGCCGCGGCCAAACCGCAATATGTCCGGCGGGAGGACGTCCCGACCGCCACCGTCGACAAGGAGCGCACGATCTATGAGGGCCAGGCCAAGGAAATGGGCAAGCCGCCCGCCGCATGGCCCAAGATCGTGGAAGGCAAGCTTGAGAAATTCTTTCAGGAGAGCTGCCTGATCGAACAGGCGTTCATCAAGGACCCGGCGGTGACCGTGAAAGACCTGCTGTCGCAGAAGATCGCCAAGATCGGCGAGAACATGAACATCCGGCGCTTTACCCGCTTTCAATTGGGCGAATCATGA
- a CDS encoding bifunctional nuclease family protein, with product MSQSDVPQNQPLVEYQIDRVVDETSTETRIVVLSRKDGDPDAFPIWIGAAEGHAIKLALDATVTPRPMSHDLIKSFAGHLGVTVHRVVISDVRNSTYYASVHLGNNGVERTLDARPSDALALAVRVQCPIYIAQDVLSRRNTANLDAWLVKLESKRIGAQPEVREI from the coding sequence ATGAGCCAGAGCGACGTGCCGCAGAACCAGCCGCTCGTGGAGTATCAGATCGACCGCGTGGTCGACGAGACCAGCACCGAAACCAGGATCGTGGTCCTCTCCCGAAAGGACGGCGATCCCGACGCGTTTCCGATCTGGATCGGCGCAGCCGAGGGTCACGCCATCAAGCTGGCATTGGACGCCACCGTCACCCCGCGCCCGATGAGCCACGATCTGATCAAGAGCTTCGCGGGGCACCTGGGCGTCACGGTCCACCGCGTGGTCATCTCGGACGTCCGGAACAGCACGTACTATGCCTCCGTCCATCTGGGCAACAACGGAGTGGAGCGTACGCTCGACGCGCGGCCGAGCGATGCCCTGGCGTTGGCCGTGCGGGTGCAATGCCCCATTTATATCGCGCAGGATGTCCTGTCGCGGCGGAACACGGCCAACCTGGACGCATGGCTCGTAAAGTTGGAGTCGAAGCGCATCGGTGCGCAGCCCGAAGTCCGCGAGATCTGA
- the alr gene encoding alanine racemase — MLTTYAHIDLAALVHNLTQIRRYLSGNAAVLAVIKANAYGHGAEEMAKTLVRHGVSHLGVVSVTEGRALRESGITTDIIVLGPTFDEQLPDALHSRLTLVVGDRPRLTALARAAAEKGLSVPVHLKVETGMGRLGFSVDEMPVVLDSLRNHSSLRVEGLMTHLSDADGKTSDYTEQQLATFHQTLELLAARGLHPPLIHAANSAAIVRYPTSHFSLVRPGIMLYGYHTLPGSVPAPSLKPVMTLRTTIAHLRTVKPETSISYNRTFVAARPSTIAVLPIGYADGYSRRLSNRGAVLIHGQRAPIVGTICMDMTMVDVTDIPAAQVGDQVIIIGHQGRDTIGADEIAEWTATIPYEVLCGIGPRVPRIYGS, encoded by the coding sequence GTGCTCACCACCTACGCTCACATCGACCTCGCCGCCCTCGTCCATAACCTTACGCAGATCCGACGATACCTTTCCGGAAACGCCGCCGTCCTGGCCGTCATCAAGGCCAATGCGTACGGGCATGGCGCCGAAGAAATGGCTAAGACGCTGGTGCGCCACGGCGTGTCCCATCTCGGCGTCGTGTCGGTCACCGAGGGGCGTGCGTTACGGGAGTCCGGTATCACGACGGATATCATCGTGCTCGGTCCCACCTTCGACGAACAACTCCCCGACGCCTTGCACAGCCGGCTGACGCTCGTCGTCGGCGATCGGCCGCGATTGACCGCCTTGGCCCGGGCCGCCGCCGAGAAAGGCTTGTCCGTCCCCGTTCATCTGAAAGTCGAAACCGGCATGGGCCGACTCGGCTTCTCGGTGGACGAGATGCCCGTCGTGCTCGACTCGCTTCGCAACCATTCTTCCCTCAGGGTCGAAGGGCTGATGACGCACCTTTCGGATGCCGACGGAAAGACGTCGGACTATACCGAGCAACAACTCGCGACGTTTCATCAGACGCTGGAGCTTCTTGCGGCCCGCGGGCTTCATCCCCCGCTGATTCATGCGGCCAACAGCGCGGCAATCGTCCGATACCCCACGTCACACTTTTCCTTGGTGCGGCCCGGCATCATGCTGTACGGCTATCATACTCTCCCTGGCTCCGTCCCCGCCCCGTCGCTCAAGCCGGTCATGACGTTGCGGACCACCATCGCCCATTTGCGGACGGTCAAACCGGAAACCTCCATCAGCTACAACCGCACATTCGTTGCGGCGCGTCCGAGCACGATCGCCGTCCTACCGATCGGATATGCCGACGGATACAGCCGCCGGCTCTCCAATCGCGGAGCCGTGCTGATTCATGGTCAGCGCGCTCCGATCGTCGGAACAATCTGCATGGACATGACCATGGTGGACGTGACGGACATTCCGGCGGCGCAGGTCGGCGACCAGGTCATCATTATTGGACATCAGGGCCGGGACACCATCGGGGCCGACGAGATTGCCGAATGGACCGCCACCATTCCCTACGAGGTCCTCTGCGGGATCGGTCCCCGAGTACCGAGAATTTACGGCTCGTGA
- the argJ gene encoding bifunctional glutamate N-acetyltransferase/amino-acid acetyltransferase ArgJ, giving the protein MSTETAKSKHSQGVTAPKGFRAAGIHCGIKKPGLLDLALVVSDRPGPIAGVFTNNQVVAAPVVLDRQHLRNGVGRAILINSGNANACTGPAGLAAARRTAAALAKRLNGPLHEAFIGSTGVIGRRLPVERILRSLPELVRQLSPRGGLSAAKAIMTTDLRPKSAALRADINGAVVTIGGMAKGSGMIHPNMATMLGYLTTDAAIASRTLQTALIEAVNASFNCISVDGDTSTNDTVLCLANGLADNRVIREGTAGYRRFTDLLTEACRTLALAICRDGEGVTKVVKIEVAGARTVEEARQVARTIGTSNLVKTAFFGEDANWGRVMAAVGRSGVPIVPSKIALSFDGIAMVSKGVGLGLAAERRIARVFRRKEFTVRVELGQGRHEAQLWTTDLSFDYVRINASYRS; this is encoded by the coding sequence ATGTCCACGGAAACCGCCAAGTCCAAGCACAGCCAGGGCGTCACGGCCCCCAAAGGGTTTCGTGCGGCCGGAATCCATTGCGGCATCAAGAAGCCCGGCCTGCTCGATCTGGCTCTCGTGGTCTCGGATCGGCCCGGACCGATCGCCGGAGTGTTCACGAACAATCAGGTGGTCGCCGCGCCGGTCGTCCTCGACCGTCAGCATTTGCGCAACGGCGTGGGACGCGCGATCCTGATCAACAGCGGTAACGCGAACGCCTGTACGGGGCCAGCGGGTTTGGCCGCCGCCCGCCGCACCGCCGCGGCGCTGGCAAAGCGCTTGAACGGTCCGTTGCACGAGGCATTCATCGGATCCACTGGCGTGATCGGACGCCGCTTGCCGGTTGAACGGATTCTCCGGAGTCTTCCCGAGTTGGTTCGGCAACTGAGTCCCCGCGGCGGGTTGTCCGCCGCGAAGGCGATCATGACCACCGACCTTCGTCCCAAGTCGGCGGCACTCCGCGCCGATATCAATGGAGCTGTCGTCACGATCGGCGGCATGGCGAAGGGTTCCGGCATGATCCATCCGAACATGGCGACGATGCTCGGCTATCTGACCACGGATGCCGCGATCGCGAGCAGGACCCTGCAGACGGCCCTGATTGAGGCGGTGAACGCCTCGTTCAATTGCATCTCGGTCGACGGTGACACCAGTACCAACGATACGGTGCTCTGCCTGGCCAACGGTCTGGCCGACAACCGCGTCATTCGGGAGGGCACGGCAGGCTATCGCCGCTTTACCGACCTGTTGACGGAAGCCTGTCGAACGCTGGCCCTGGCGATCTGTCGCGACGGTGAAGGCGTCACCAAGGTCGTCAAGATCGAGGTCGCGGGCGCGCGCACCGTGGAAGAGGCCCGCCAGGTTGCCCGCACGATCGGCACCTCCAATCTCGTGAAAACGGCGTTTTTCGGCGAAGATGCCAATTGGGGCCGGGTAATGGCCGCCGTGGGACGGTCCGGAGTCCCAATCGTTCCTTCGAAAATCGCCTTGTCCTTCGATGGAATTGCCATGGTCAGCAAAGGCGTCGGACTCGGTCTAGCCGCCGAACGCCGCATTGCCCGGGTCTTTCGGCGCAAGGAGTTCACCGTCCGGGTGGAGTTGGGCCAGGGGCGCCACGAGGCGCAACTGTGGACCACCGACCTGTCCTTTGATTACGTCCGCATCAACGCCAGCTATCGCTCATGA